The Polynucleobacter sp. TSB-Sco08W16 genome includes a region encoding these proteins:
- a CDS encoding fumarylacetoacetate hydrolase family protein: protein MKYAAFSLAKEPSKTLVGIVSADGQTVQELDLGVDVSEDGIVAILKSDLVGKLPKPVATHALSDIRLLAPVPRPRRNIFCVGKNYHEHAKEFSNSGFDGSAKPGEDIPSHAIFFTKPPESVTGPNTNVIIPTAVSTCIDYEAELTIVVGKGGKGISEADAMKHVWGYTAINDVTARDWQQRHKQWFLGKSFDTFCPMGPWVVTADEVDAEDISVKCWVNGELRQNSNTKDLIFDIPNMIATVSAGITLYPGDLIATGTPVGVGIGFKPPKYLVNGDVVVVEMGGIGKLENTFVAV, encoded by the coding sequence ATGAAATACGCAGCGTTTTCTTTAGCAAAAGAGCCGTCGAAGACTCTTGTCGGGATAGTGTCAGCCGATGGGCAGACTGTGCAGGAACTCGATTTGGGCGTGGATGTGAGTGAAGATGGCATTGTTGCCATTCTCAAATCGGATCTAGTAGGTAAATTACCTAAGCCAGTTGCGACTCACGCATTGAGCGATATTCGTCTGCTCGCCCCCGTTCCAAGACCTCGCAGAAATATATTCTGTGTTGGCAAAAATTACCACGAGCATGCAAAAGAGTTTTCTAATAGCGGCTTTGATGGTAGCGCTAAGCCTGGCGAAGACATTCCAAGCCACGCAATCTTCTTTACTAAGCCGCCAGAGTCCGTGACTGGCCCCAATACCAACGTCATTATTCCTACTGCCGTCTCTACCTGCATTGACTATGAAGCGGAATTAACGATTGTGGTCGGTAAAGGCGGCAAGGGCATCAGCGAAGCAGATGCCATGAAGCACGTTTGGGGCTACACCGCCATCAATGATGTGACTGCACGTGATTGGCAGCAACGTCACAAGCAATGGTTCTTAGGCAAGAGCTTTGACACGTTCTGCCCTATGGGTCCTTGGGTAGTGACAGCCGATGAGGTTGATGCTGAGGATATCTCTGTGAAGTGCTGGGTCAATGGTGAACTACGTCAAAACTCCAATACAAAAGATTTGATCTTTGATATTCCAAACATGATTGCAACAGTTTCTGCAGGTATCACGCTCTACCCTGGAGATCTCATTGCTACCGGCACACCCGTGGGTGTCGGTATCGGCTTCAAGCCACCAAAGTATTTAGTCAATGGTGATGTTGTGGTTGTTGAGATGGGTGGCATTGGCAAACTTGAAAATACGTTTGTTGCTGTCTAA
- a CDS encoding tripartite tricarboxylate transporter substrate binding protein, with translation MRQQYKQWIGTIICAALIASPVFAQGEAALKNYPDKPIRLVIPYPPGGATDVIGRIMAQELSKTLNQQVIPDNRAGDSGNIGADMVAKSPADGYTLLMGALTSHSINAILDKDRIKYSLEKDFTPVAVVGVVPLVFVVNPSVPVKNMKEFIAYAKANPGKLTFASSGAGAPQRLAMEMFRYQLGLDLLHVPYKGSGPAMTDLVGGQVLTMSETVPAALQFIQAGQLRALAVTTSKRISQLPDVPTITEATGLPNFDVVSMFGIEAPAGTPKAIVNKLSSDIRSILQRPDVQERMLAAGVYVNYLSPAESSKRITRELNMWNKVIKDANIKAD, from the coding sequence ATGAGACAACAATATAAGCAGTGGATTGGCACAATCATATGCGCCGCCTTGATCGCTAGCCCCGTGTTTGCCCAAGGCGAGGCAGCCCTCAAAAATTATCCGGATAAGCCAATTCGCCTGGTGATTCCCTATCCTCCTGGCGGTGCAACTGATGTGATTGGCCGCATCATGGCGCAAGAGCTCTCTAAGACCCTGAACCAACAGGTAATACCGGATAACCGAGCTGGAGATAGCGGCAATATTGGCGCTGATATGGTGGCTAAGTCACCTGCTGATGGCTATACCTTGTTAATGGGCGCACTGACTTCCCATTCGATTAACGCCATTCTTGATAAAGACCGAATTAAGTACAGCCTTGAGAAAGATTTCACACCAGTGGCAGTTGTGGGTGTTGTCCCCTTAGTTTTTGTTGTAAATCCTTCTGTCCCTGTAAAGAATATGAAAGAGTTCATTGCTTACGCCAAAGCCAATCCAGGAAAACTGACCTTTGCATCCTCTGGTGCTGGCGCTCCTCAGCGCTTGGCAATGGAAATGTTCCGCTATCAACTAGGTCTCGACTTATTGCATGTGCCTTACAAAGGTAGCGGTCCCGCCATGACAGATTTAGTTGGTGGACAGGTTCTAACAATGTCAGAAACCGTGCCAGCGGCTTTGCAATTTATTCAAGCTGGTCAATTAAGAGCTCTCGCTGTCACCACCTCAAAACGCATCAGCCAATTGCCCGATGTACCCACGATCACCGAGGCTACAGGCTTACCTAACTTTGATGTAGTAAGCATGTTTGGTATTGAGGCGCCAGCAGGAACACCTAAGGCTATCGTTAATAAATTGAGTAGCGATATCAGATCTATTTTGCAGCGTCCTGACGTTCAAGAGCGCATGTTAGCTGCTGGGGTCTATGTGAACTATCTTTCTCCAGCAGAATCGAGCAAGCGCATCACTCGCGAATTGAATATGTGGAACAAAGTCATTAAGGATGCCAATATCAAGGCTGACTAA
- a CDS encoding tripartite tricarboxylate transporter substrate binding protein, whose product MTRIPFSHGRCLGIFAAVAAFLSLTSLVNAAEPFPNKPVRIIVTAAPGGTTDISARALSEVLGKELKQTVIVENKAGGAGIIGIQALLSAPADGYTMAMGNIGPNAINYSLYKNLPYKMEDMEPVTIVIANPNVLVVNPEVPAKTVAELVALAKANPGKYSFASSGRGQSIHMSGELFKTQAGIDIIHVPYKGAGPALADLLAGQTSMMVDNLPSSMQYIKSGKLRALAVTSKNRVAELPDVPTMIQSGYPNFDVTAWFGLFVPAGTPKPIIDKLYVAVKKALETPEIKQRWKDLGGWAVGDTPANTKIFIAAEKKKWEQVAQQAKIEAE is encoded by the coding sequence ATGACACGGATCCCCTTTTCGCACGGTAGATGCTTAGGTATTTTTGCTGCAGTTGCAGCATTTTTATCCCTCACTTCTTTAGTCAATGCTGCTGAGCCTTTTCCCAATAAACCAGTCAGGATTATTGTGACTGCTGCGCCAGGAGGAACTACCGACATTTCTGCGCGTGCACTCTCAGAAGTCTTGGGTAAAGAGCTCAAACAAACAGTCATTGTTGAAAATAAGGCTGGAGGTGCTGGCATCATTGGTATTCAAGCATTGCTCTCGGCACCTGCTGATGGGTACACCATGGCAATGGGCAATATTGGTCCCAATGCAATTAACTACAGTCTTTACAAGAATCTTCCCTACAAGATGGAAGATATGGAGCCGGTCACGATTGTGATTGCAAATCCTAACGTCTTGGTTGTCAACCCAGAAGTACCGGCCAAGACGGTTGCAGAGCTGGTGGCTTTGGCTAAAGCTAATCCAGGCAAGTATTCATTTGCATCTTCTGGGCGCGGTCAGTCTATTCATATGTCTGGCGAGTTGTTCAAGACACAAGCAGGAATCGATATTATTCATGTCCCATATAAAGGGGCTGGCCCAGCCTTGGCCGATCTATTGGCCGGTCAGACCAGCATGATGGTGGATAACTTACCAAGCTCAATGCAGTACATCAAGTCTGGAAAATTACGCGCTTTGGCGGTTACTAGTAAGAACCGTGTTGCAGAGTTGCCTGATGTACCAACTATGATTCAATCGGGCTATCCTAATTTTGATGTAACTGCATGGTTTGGTTTGTTTGTTCCAGCAGGAACACCAAAACCAATCATCGATAAGCTCTATGTTGCTGTGAAGAAGGCGCTGGAAACTCCTGAGATTAAACAGCGTTGGAAAGATTTGGGTGGTTGGGCAGTCGGCGATACACCAGCCAATACCAAAATATTTATTGCTGCTGAGAAAAAGAAGTGGGAGCAGGTAGCGCAGCAAGCCAAGATTGAAGCTGAGTAA
- a CDS encoding ferrous iron transporter B, whose protein sequence is MPESKVHFFPSEPLVALLGNPNCGKTALFNLLTGSRQKVANYSGVTVERKEGRLTLDSGKNIRVLDLPGAYSLYPRSLDERVTCNVLLGRAEGEKRPDLVLCVLSAMNLRRNLRLVLAAKRLGLPCVVVLNMLDIAKRQGLQIDTAALSHELGLPVITSVGIQSNGADEIKNFLSELDWKNLHALRTGTTDATLENVASHIAHTESDNVQVQRILQNLGLDQIIPDHFSDRLDAVLLHPVLGPIILVALLFCIFQAVFSWATLPMELIKTAVEYLGAQIGALLPDTWLRSLLINGILAGLGGVVIFLPQILILFFFILLLEESGYLPRAAYLLDRVMGSVGLSGRSFIPLLSSFACAIPGIMATRSISNARDRLVTILIAPMMTCSARLPVYALLISAFIPEKKLWATIDLQGLVLFSLYLAGIFGAMAVAWILKRFTSEQFRMNALMMELPSYHTPRIGNLAISLWQRAEIFLRRVGGIILIMTIGLWILSSFPLPPEGATLSPIQYSFAGMIGQALAHVFSPIGFNWEISIALVPGMAAREVVVSSLATVYALSSSSADAAEALIPLISSGWSLATALSLLAWFVFAPQCLSTIAAVKRETGGWKIPIIMLSYLFGLAYIASFITYRIAIFFGLG, encoded by the coding sequence ATGCCTGAATCCAAAGTCCACTTTTTTCCTAGCGAGCCGCTAGTCGCGCTATTGGGTAATCCTAATTGCGGAAAGACGGCCCTATTTAATTTGCTAACCGGCAGCCGACAAAAAGTAGCAAATTATTCAGGTGTCACCGTAGAGCGAAAAGAAGGGCGCTTAACTCTCGACTCCGGAAAAAATATTCGCGTTCTAGATTTGCCAGGCGCCTACAGTCTCTATCCAAGATCCTTGGATGAGCGCGTTACTTGTAATGTGTTGCTAGGTAGAGCGGAGGGTGAGAAACGTCCTGACTTAGTACTTTGTGTATTAAGTGCCATGAACCTGAGACGCAATCTGCGCCTGGTTCTCGCCGCTAAGCGCTTGGGACTTCCCTGTGTGGTGGTGCTCAATATGCTTGATATTGCCAAGCGTCAAGGGCTGCAGATTGATACTGCGGCACTCTCTCATGAGTTGGGCTTACCGGTAATCACGAGTGTTGGCATTCAATCTAATGGAGCAGATGAGATTAAGAATTTCTTATCAGAATTGGATTGGAAAAATCTCCACGCTTTACGAACTGGTACTACTGATGCCACCCTCGAAAATGTAGCTTCCCATATTGCCCATACGGAATCTGACAATGTGCAGGTTCAGCGTATTTTGCAGAACTTGGGCCTTGATCAAATCATTCCAGATCATTTCAGCGATCGCCTGGACGCGGTGCTGTTGCATCCAGTATTGGGCCCCATCATTTTGGTGGCCTTGCTCTTCTGTATATTTCAGGCGGTCTTTAGTTGGGCGACCTTGCCAATGGAGCTAATTAAGACCGCAGTTGAATACCTCGGTGCACAAATTGGCGCGCTATTGCCGGACACTTGGTTGCGAAGTCTCTTGATTAACGGAATTTTGGCTGGCCTTGGTGGGGTAGTGATTTTCCTTCCGCAAATTTTGATTCTGTTCTTCTTCATTCTTCTGCTTGAAGAGTCGGGCTATCTTCCAAGGGCTGCTTATTTATTGGACAGGGTAATGGGTTCGGTAGGTCTATCGGGCCGTTCTTTTATTCCACTACTTTCCAGCTTTGCCTGTGCGATCCCAGGGATCATGGCAACGAGAAGTATCTCCAATGCGCGCGATCGCTTGGTGACCATCTTGATTGCACCAATGATGACCTGTTCTGCGCGCTTACCGGTATATGCCTTACTAATCTCTGCATTCATTCCAGAGAAAAAACTGTGGGCTACGATTGATTTGCAGGGCTTGGTATTGTTCTCGCTCTATCTTGCTGGCATCTTTGGCGCTATGGCTGTAGCTTGGATCTTGAAACGCTTTACAAGTGAGCAATTCAGAATGAACGCACTCATGATGGAGTTGCCTAGCTATCACACACCACGCATTGGTAATCTTGCTATTAGCTTGTGGCAACGTGCAGAAATTTTCTTACGCCGTGTTGGTGGGATCATTTTGATTATGACTATTGGGCTGTGGATTCTGTCCAGTTTTCCACTGCCACCCGAGGGAGCAACGCTATCTCCGATTCAGTACAGCTTTGCCGGAATGATAGGGCAGGCATTAGCGCACGTATTTTCTCCCATCGGGTTTAACTGGGAGATTAGTATTGCTTTGGTACCCGGTATGGCAGCGCGCGAAGTGGTGGTGAGCTCACTGGCAACCGTATATGCCTTGTCAAGTTCGAGCGCAGATGCAGCTGAGGCTCTGATTCCACTTATCTCCTCGGGCTGGTCATTAGCAACAGCGCTTTCACTCCTAGCCTGGTTTGTCTTTGCACCCCAATGCCTCTCGACAATTGCTGCTGTCAAACGTGAGACGGGTGGCTGGAAGATTCCAATCATTATGCTGAGTTACTTGTTCGGATTAGCTTATATTGCTTCATTCATTACCTACCGAATAGCGATCTTCTTCGGTCTAGGTTAA
- a CDS encoding SemiSWEET family sugar transporter yields the protein MMSLEPHQIEIIGYCAAFLTTVAFLPQAIQSWRTKDLSGVSLGMYALFTVGVGLWLVYGLIIEKWPLILANALTFALALSILLLKLRHTSKNRNIATPKSIER from the coding sequence ATGATGAGTCTTGAACCCCATCAAATAGAGATCATTGGTTATTGCGCCGCTTTTCTCACTACAGTCGCCTTTTTGCCTCAGGCGATCCAGTCTTGGCGCACCAAAGATCTCTCTGGAGTCTCCTTGGGGATGTATGCCTTGTTTACTGTAGGTGTAGGTTTGTGGTTAGTCTATGGCCTCATTATTGAGAAATGGCCCTTGATATTGGCCAACGCCCTGACTTTTGCTTTGGCTCTCAGTATCTTGCTACTCAAATTGCGTCATACTTCTAAAAACAGAAATATAGCAACACCAAAATCCATTGAAAGGTAA
- a CDS encoding DUF6644 family protein, with the protein MQNSALLQFCYYLESTSLNAAIQDHFWIVPTMQSLHILAIASVLVGVLLINLRILGVHGQSDPIATVIARYQALIWFALPVLLITGCIMIVGEPARSLTNPAFQLKMLMLVIVILITLHFQRKWRNNHSYAQADLGNRLLSIVSLTLWIGIVAAGRWIAYA; encoded by the coding sequence ATGCAAAATTCTGCATTGCTTCAATTCTGTTACTACCTAGAGAGCACCTCTCTCAATGCGGCGATACAGGATCATTTTTGGATCGTTCCTACCATGCAAAGCCTTCATATTCTGGCCATTGCATCAGTTCTAGTGGGGGTACTCCTAATTAATCTGAGGATTCTTGGTGTTCATGGGCAAAGCGACCCGATTGCAACAGTCATCGCTCGTTACCAAGCGTTAATTTGGTTCGCCTTACCAGTTCTGCTCATTACTGGTTGCATCATGATTGTGGGTGAGCCCGCAAGATCATTAACTAACCCAGCCTTTCAGCTGAAAATGTTGATGTTAGTGATAGTAATACTCATCACCCTACACTTTCAAAGAAAGTGGCGCAACAACCATTCTTATGCTCAAGCAGATTTAGGCAACCGATTGTTATCCATCGTTTCTCTGACATTGTGGATTGGCATAGTTGCCGCAGGCCGTTGGATTGCATACGCATAA
- a CDS encoding tripartite tricarboxylate transporter substrate binding protein yields MRQKFILSYALGCIASGFLAISAFAQTPEPWPTKAITMVVPFPPGGVADAVGRPVAEALSRILGQPVIVENKAGAGGGIGMAAVARAKPDGYTILMALCSISIIPEADKVVGREQSFQLNQLKPIARFTADPTVLVVRADSPWKDYKSFVTAMRANPGKYNFGSSGNYGTMHVPMEMLKSSEKFYMVHIPYTGAGPAIVGLLGGQVDAIATGPSSIVQQIKAGKVRALAHWGDGRLASMPDVPSFKEMGVKVEFSQWAGLFVPSATPDYIVTKLREASKQAANDERVRSVINGAGSPIQYMDAPEFKVYWDKESAQMGEVVRKIGKVE; encoded by the coding sequence ATGAGACAAAAATTCATACTCAGCTATGCGCTGGGCTGCATCGCAAGCGGTTTCTTAGCAATCTCTGCTTTTGCCCAGACCCCGGAGCCATGGCCTACCAAGGCAATCACAATGGTGGTGCCCTTTCCGCCGGGCGGAGTAGCTGATGCTGTTGGTCGACCGGTAGCTGAGGCGCTCTCCCGAATTTTGGGGCAACCCGTGATTGTTGAGAACAAAGCAGGTGCAGGTGGCGGTATCGGTATGGCTGCGGTTGCAAGAGCAAAGCCAGATGGCTACACCATTTTGATGGCGCTCTGTTCTATTTCTATTATTCCTGAAGCAGATAAAGTAGTAGGGCGTGAACAATCCTTTCAGTTAAATCAACTGAAACCAATTGCTCGTTTTACGGCGGATCCAACTGTATTGGTAGTGCGCGCCGATAGCCCATGGAAAGATTACAAATCATTCGTGACGGCAATGCGCGCCAATCCTGGTAAGTACAACTTTGGCTCTTCTGGAAACTATGGAACGATGCATGTGCCCATGGAGATGCTCAAGTCTTCTGAAAAGTTCTATATGGTTCATATTCCCTACACTGGAGCCGGTCCAGCGATTGTGGGTCTGCTAGGTGGACAGGTAGATGCGATAGCGACTGGACCATCTTCGATTGTTCAGCAGATCAAGGCAGGCAAGGTCAGGGCATTAGCGCACTGGGGTGATGGCAGATTGGCAAGCATGCCAGATGTGCCTAGCTTTAAAGAGATGGGTGTGAAGGTCGAGTTCTCACAATGGGCAGGATTATTTGTGCCTAGCGCCACACCTGATTACATTGTGACCAAGTTACGTGAAGCCTCTAAGCAAGCTGCAAACGATGAACGCGTGCGCTCAGTGATTAATGGTGCGGGTAGCCCCATTCAGTATATGGATGCCCCAGAATTTAAAGTCTACTGGGATAAAGAGTCGGCGCAAATGGGTGAGGTCGTGAGAAAAATTGGAAAGGTTGAATGA
- a CDS encoding transporter has protein sequence MLLPTAAMAVLQDEIQVYDDEINAKGESSLELHINSTPRGIQTPSYPGEVMNNNGVRVTPELAYGLGHDLEAGLYISYVNYDNKFQYAATKVRMKWLPYREEKGDDFFAGANLELSNVQPQFDESRYNAEMRFIFGKHFDEWLFSFNPIVDMPLSQPYVHQSPYYSTATRLSREVIPDLALGVEYYTNLNQLGQPINYQNTQQLGFLMMYYDGKPISFQAGVGKGFSNSTDSLTLKAIFSIPLP, from the coding sequence ATGCTGTTGCCCACTGCGGCAATGGCGGTGCTACAAGATGAGATACAGGTGTATGACGATGAGATTAATGCTAAGGGTGAATCAAGTCTAGAACTTCATATTAATAGCACGCCTCGCGGCATCCAGACACCCTCTTACCCAGGCGAGGTGATGAATAATAATGGCGTGCGCGTCACGCCAGAATTGGCTTATGGTCTTGGCCATGATTTAGAGGCTGGCTTATATATCTCTTACGTCAATTACGACAACAAATTTCAGTATGCAGCCACGAAAGTGCGTATGAAATGGTTGCCGTATCGCGAGGAGAAGGGTGACGATTTCTTTGCTGGCGCCAATTTAGAGCTTTCTAATGTGCAGCCACAGTTTGATGAGTCTCGATATAACGCAGAAATGCGTTTTATTTTCGGCAAACATTTTGATGAATGGTTGTTCTCATTTAACCCCATCGTCGATATGCCGCTATCGCAACCATACGTGCATCAATCGCCGTACTACTCGACGGCAACTCGCTTATCGCGAGAGGTCATTCCGGACTTGGCTTTAGGGGTGGAGTACTACACCAATCTCAATCAGCTAGGACAACCGATCAATTATCAAAACACCCAACAGCTGGGATTCTTGATGATGTACTACGATGGAAAGCCTATTTCATTTCAGGCGGGAGTAGGGAAGGGGTTTTCAAATAGCACTGACTCGTTAACGCTCAAAGCTATTTTTTCAATCCCGCTTCCCTAA
- a CDS encoding class II aldolase/adducin family protein, with amino-acid sequence MMKRILISLLLLGIANAYAASVQEQMEQDPKIKAAVEELVIANHILYDQNAVDGYGHISVRNPANPNTFFLARSVAPSVVQVEDIMEFDMNGKALNGDTRVAYGERFIHSGILKNRPDINSVIHGHAAPILPFGLTGTTLKPVYHMSSFLGEGAPIFEIRNFAKPNPDTDMFISNIELGNALSQTMGLQYFVLMRGHGYAAGADSIKKAVFRAVYAIQNASIQSEAMKMGQVQYLTPGEAVISQETIEKTIGRPWQLWSERVKKPQ; translated from the coding sequence ATGATGAAAAGAATTCTGATCTCATTACTATTGCTGGGCATAGCCAATGCGTATGCTGCATCCGTTCAAGAGCAAATGGAGCAAGACCCCAAGATCAAAGCAGCGGTTGAAGAACTAGTAATTGCAAATCATATTTTGTATGACCAAAACGCAGTCGATGGTTATGGTCACATTAGCGTTCGCAATCCAGCCAATCCCAATACTTTCTTTTTGGCTCGTAGTGTTGCTCCATCGGTGGTGCAGGTAGAAGACATTATGGAATTTGATATGAACGGCAAGGCACTCAATGGCGATACTCGAGTTGCCTATGGCGAGCGCTTTATTCATAGTGGCATTCTAAAAAATCGCCCTGATATTAATTCAGTGATTCATGGGCATGCGGCCCCAATACTCCCTTTTGGTTTAACGGGCACTACGCTTAAGCCTGTGTATCACATGAGCTCATTCTTGGGTGAGGGTGCCCCCATTTTTGAGATTCGTAATTTTGCCAAACCTAATCCTGATACGGATATGTTTATTAGCAATATTGAGCTGGGTAATGCCTTGTCTCAAACCATGGGCCTACAGTATTTTGTCTTGATGCGTGGTCATGGATATGCTGCTGGAGCTGACTCGATTAAAAAAGCAGTCTTTAGAGCGGTCTATGCAATCCAAAACGCCAGCATTCAGAGTGAGGCGATGAAAATGGGGCAGGTTCAATACCTGACACCTGGCGAAGCGGTAATTTCACAAGAGACCATTGAAAAGACAATTGGACGTCCGTGGCAGCTCTGGAGTGAGCGCGTCAAAAAACCGCAATAG
- a CDS encoding DUF6152 family protein, translating to MKLTTLTRLAAFVIALSASALALAHHATTMFDRDKVITITGVVKEVQWTNPHVGIFVTGTLKDGDTPALWIMEVSSPGNLTRAGGWTRNSIKAGDKVSVDFYPLRNGNKGGYLKKVTLTDTGKFYTADIRAQESANLEDREQK from the coding sequence TTGAAACTCACAACATTAACGAGACTAGCGGCATTTGTCATCGCGCTATCAGCGTCAGCACTAGCCCTAGCGCACCATGCCACCACCATGTTTGACCGAGATAAAGTCATCACTATTACTGGGGTAGTCAAAGAAGTGCAATGGACTAACCCACACGTTGGTATCTTTGTCACGGGCACCCTCAAAGATGGCGATACTCCAGCGCTTTGGATTATGGAAGTATCTAGCCCTGGAAACCTGACTCGTGCGGGTGGTTGGACTAGAAACTCCATCAAAGCAGGAGATAAGGTATCGGTTGACTTCTACCCACTTCGCAATGGCAATAAGGGTGGTTACTTGAAGAAAGTTACCTTAACCGACACTGGCAAGTTCTATACCGCCGATATTCGCGCACAAGAAAGCGCTAACTTAGAAGACCGCGAGCAGAAATAA
- a CDS encoding DUF6644 family protein produces the protein MNDILILIYGNPIAETIRENEFLFPWVESLHVLAVTLVIGSIALVDLRLIGIRALNRPISNISKELLPITWMAFLIAAITGAILFTSNALSYSQNFHFLGKMILLGLAGVNMMCFQFIIGKNIDSWNHYQQLPTSARLSGAISLALWVSIIFFGRWIGFTLEPVLAVS, from the coding sequence ATGAACGACATTCTGATTTTAATTTATGGCAACCCGATTGCCGAAACCATTCGTGAAAACGAATTTTTATTCCCTTGGGTTGAGTCCCTACATGTGCTCGCAGTAACCTTAGTGATTGGCTCTATCGCCCTAGTAGATTTGCGTTTGATTGGTATTCGCGCCCTGAATCGCCCAATCAGCAATATCAGCAAAGAACTGCTGCCTATTACTTGGATGGCTTTTTTGATCGCCGCCATCACCGGGGCCATTCTATTTACTTCGAATGCTCTGAGCTACAGCCAGAACTTTCATTTTCTAGGAAAAATGATTTTGCTGGGCTTGGCTGGTGTAAATATGATGTGCTTTCAATTCATCATTGGCAAAAATATCGATAGCTGGAATCACTATCAACAGCTACCCACTTCTGCCCGCCTATCTGGAGCCATCTCACTAGCACTGTGGGTGAGCATTATTTTCTTTGGACGATGGATTGGTTTTACGCTTGAACCAGTATTAGCAGTTTCATAA
- a CDS encoding FeoA family protein has protein sequence MHLDQVDLDATYRVCSVNAPKGAPQIKGQLEDIGFLPGEQVTLLRKGLLKKGPYLVRVGASTFALRQSEARMIEVESVTHA, from the coding sequence ATGCATTTGGACCAGGTTGATTTAGATGCCACCTACCGTGTCTGTTCGGTAAATGCCCCTAAGGGCGCGCCTCAAATTAAGGGGCAGCTGGAGGATATCGGTTTCTTGCCAGGCGAGCAGGTCACGCTGCTCCGTAAAGGCTTGCTTAAAAAAGGACCCTACCTAGTTCGAGTTGGAGCCTCCACTTTTGCATTGCGTCAATCAGAAGCACGCATGATCGAAGTTGAGTCAGTGACACATGCCTGA